The proteins below come from a single Dehalococcoidia bacterium genomic window:
- a CDS encoding S1C family serine protease: protein MSWGRRFAQWLVGAALATGVLVAPLPVHAQGPELEQAAATVRPAVVRISYVVFETDPLGRVRRSTSVGSGIIFDRRGYIATNAHVVERSSGTVTVDLIDGRRLEGVVIGMDRYTDVAVVQVSAPDLPVAKWGDSSSLVPGQPVVVIGHTPLLDRPYEGRPGVVLGLDGSTIMISGSVHRELIRSSIELYPGDSGGALLDAAGNVVGMNVMRRRDDPSGTWNEFLHIPSNRVQTIANLLVLHGKIARPFLGVYVSTLTPQGASRLGLRHSRGAYIEALVPAGPAGRAGLVEGDTIIAIEGMPVRSREDLQLALDRLLPGQTVTVEVIRSNGMPEAILVTVGERP, encoded by the coding sequence ATGAGCTGGGGTCGGCGCTTCGCGCAGTGGCTGGTGGGGGCAGCGCTGGCGACTGGGGTCCTCGTTGCTCCCCTGCCTGTTCATGCTCAAGGGCCAGAACTCGAGCAAGCGGCGGCGACGGTGCGGCCGGCCGTCGTGCGGATCTCTTACGTCGTTTTCGAGACCGACCCGCTCGGCCGGGTGCGGCGCTCGACATCGGTCGGGTCCGGCATCATCTTCGACCGGCGAGGCTACATTGCCACCAACGCCCACGTCGTGGAACGCTCGTCCGGCACGGTGACGGTCGACCTGATCGACGGTCGGCGGCTCGAGGGGGTCGTGATCGGGATGGACCGGTACACGGATGTCGCTGTGGTCCAGGTGAGCGCGCCGGACCTCCCGGTCGCAAAGTGGGGAGACTCGTCCTCGCTGGTCCCGGGACAGCCGGTCGTTGTCATCGGGCATACGCCGCTTCTCGACCGCCCGTACGAGGGACGGCCGGGGGTGGTGCTCGGCCTTGATGGGTCAACCATCATGATCAGCGGCTCGGTCCACCGGGAGCTCATCCGCTCGTCGATCGAGCTCTATCCCGGCGACAGCGGCGGGGCGCTGCTCGACGCGGCGGGGAACGTAGTCGGGATGAACGTGATGCGCCGGCGCGACGACCCGTCGGGAACGTGGAATGAATTTCTCCATATCCCCAGCAATCGCGTTCAAACAATCGCCAACTTGCTGGTGCTGCACGGGAAGATCGCGCGCCCGTTCTTGGGCGTGTATGTCTCGACCCTCACCCCCCAAGGCGCAAGCCGGCTCGGCCTTCGCCACTCGCGCGGCGCGTACATCGAAGCGCTCGTCCCGGCGGGACCGGCCGGCCGGGCAGGCCTTGTCGAAGGGGACACCATCATCGCGATCGAGGGCATGCCTGTGCGCTCCCGGGAAGACCTTCAGCTCGCTCTCGATCGGCTCCTCCCCGGCCAAACGGTCACCGTCGAGGTGATCCGGAGCAACGGAATGCCTGAGGCGATCCTCGTGACCGTCGGAGAGCGCCCCTAG
- a CDS encoding LLM class flavin-dependent oxidoreductase — translation MPSLGVSLLTAEFDDPRSLVDLGVELEAAGVDHLFVTESRNDVLTLLAALAVRTRRAAIGSAIAVIFHRHPYILAAAAAQIDRLSGERLVLGIGTGHRVAVEGLLHLEWGDASARLRDTLAALRASLDAAGPINHRNPHFQIGALSLFYPPRRRVPIALAALTAGTVRLAGLHGDGIITSLATIDQVRRFRSLLERSARDAGRDPAHLRVYSVIHVCLRADRAEAREVARHGLGYARLPFYQRQFARAGLPQFTGPVPDEVLDAVAICGPPDYARERLAAWREAGVDVPLLAPCSSEPDRAEAYRSFVQLM, via the coding sequence ATGCCGAGCCTCGGTGTCTCACTGCTGACAGCAGAGTTCGACGACCCGCGGTCGCTTGTCGACCTCGGCGTCGAACTGGAGGCCGCCGGGGTCGACCATCTTTTCGTGACCGAGTCGCGCAACGATGTTCTGACCCTTCTCGCCGCGCTCGCCGTCCGCACCCGCCGCGCTGCCATCGGGTCGGCGATCGCCGTCATTTTCCACCGCCATCCCTACATCCTCGCCGCCGCCGCAGCCCAGATCGATCGGCTGTCTGGGGAGCGGCTGGTGCTAGGCATCGGCACGGGGCATCGGGTCGCGGTTGAGGGCTTGCTCCATCTCGAGTGGGGGGACGCATCAGCGCGACTGCGCGACACCCTCGCCGCGCTGCGGGCATCGCTCGACGCGGCCGGTCCGATCAACCACCGCAACCCCCATTTTCAGATCGGGGCACTCTCGCTGTTTTACCCGCCGCGGCGGCGAGTGCCGATCGCCCTCGCCGCGCTCACGGCGGGCACGGTTCGCCTCGCTGGGCTCCACGGTGACGGCATCATCACTAGCCTCGCGACAATCGACCAGGTCCGGCGCTTCCGCAGCCTGCTGGAGCGCAGCGCGCGCGACGCCGGACGCGACCCTGCCCATCTCCGGGTGTACAGCGTCATTCACGTCTGTCTTCGAGCTGACCGCGCCGAGGCGCGCGAGGTTGCCCGCCATGGGCTCGGCTATGCCCGCTTGCCGTTCTACCAGCGCCAATTTGCGCGCGCGGGACTGCCGCAGTTTACGGGACCGGTCCCGGATGAGGTGCTCGACGCGGTCGCGATTTGCGGTCCGCCAGACTACGCGCGGGAGCGGCTGGCAGCATGGCGCGAGGCAGGGGTTGATGTGCCGCTGCTCGCCCCCTGCTCTTCGGAACCAGACCGAGCGGAAGCCTATCGCAGCTTCGTCCAGCTGATGTGA
- a CDS encoding LppP/LprE family lipoprotein, which produces MAQPAAARKLGSTGHASPDAAADRSRRLGGRSTERPAPYLALLCHAETAEDRQLTANSWSLALLYQAGYGVKIIPAQTSIDGMCRPGNRTISSSEYLAGTLAPQPMNARLDPSAPSVNFFGLHEEVLVIFHRYTPQDPLCCPSAQATIQYTIQLSPPLVVPTGMLTRPSDRN; this is translated from the coding sequence GTGGCTCAACCAGCCGCCGCTCGCAAACTGGGGTCGACCGGGCATGCCTCTCCCGACGCCGCAGCCGATCGCTCCCGGCGGCTTGGAGGAAGATCGACCGAACGGCCGGCGCCGTATCTCGCCTTGCTGTGCCACGCAGAGACGGCGGAAGACCGGCAGTTGACGGCGAACAGCTGGTCGCTCGCGCTGCTCTATCAAGCCGGCTACGGCGTTAAGATCATCCCTGCGCAGACGAGCATTGATGGCATGTGCCGGCCTGGGAATAGAACTATTTCGTCTTCGGAGTATTTAGCTGGCACGCTTGCCCCACAGCCGATGAACGCCCGTCTCGACCCCTCCGCACCGTCCGTCAACTTCTTCGGGCTGCACGAGGAGGTCCTCGTTATCTTCCACCGCTACACGCCGCAGGACCCGCTCTGCTGTCCTTCTGCGCAGGCAACCATCCAGTACACTATTCAGCTCTCGCCGCCGCTTGTCGTTCCGACGGGCATGTTAACGCGGCCGAGCGACCGGAACTGA
- a CDS encoding amidohydrolase yields the protein MIIDAQVHLWEADRPDRPMDPNAKPHLPEPMTAERMLALMDEAGIDRAVISPLYLPGNAPDYALEVAARYPDRFRVMGWYQPSDPTHFAKLERWLDQPGMCSIRLSLNEPHGSKLLAEGTLEPFWAAAERLQIPVAVFRLGGIAEVMEPILERYPDFRLIVDHLNMPISPEVRDARMASLERLARFPNVTVKVSALPLFSQEPPPFADLQPMIQRVHAAFGAQRMMWGSDQTQQIARNKCTYRENLDIIRVEAARWLPPGDVDWILGKTAARVFNWPEPSAA from the coding sequence ATGATCATCGACGCCCAAGTACATCTCTGGGAAGCCGATCGGCCGGACCGCCCAATGGACCCGAATGCAAAGCCGCACCTCCCTGAGCCGATGACCGCGGAGCGCATGCTCGCCTTGATGGATGAGGCGGGGATCGATCGCGCCGTGATCTCGCCTCTCTATCTGCCCGGCAACGCGCCGGACTACGCGCTCGAAGTGGCAGCGCGGTATCCCGACCGTTTCCGCGTCATGGGGTGGTATCAGCCGTCGGACCCAACGCACTTCGCGAAGCTGGAGCGGTGGCTCGATCAGCCCGGCATGTGCAGCATTCGGCTGTCGCTCAACGAGCCGCACGGCTCGAAGCTGCTTGCTGAGGGAACGCTTGAACCCTTCTGGGCAGCCGCGGAACGGCTGCAGATTCCGGTGGCGGTCTTCCGTCTCGGCGGGATCGCCGAGGTGATGGAGCCGATCCTCGAGCGCTACCCGGATTTCCGGCTGATCGTCGATCACCTGAACATGCCGATTTCGCCCGAGGTGCGCGATGCGCGCATGGCGAGCCTCGAGCGGCTTGCGCGGTTCCCGAACGTGACGGTCAAGGTGTCGGCGCTGCCGCTTTTCTCGCAGGAGCCGCCGCCGTTCGCTGACCTGCAGCCGATGATCCAGCGCGTTCATGCCGCCTTCGGTGCGCAACGGATGATGTGGGGCTCCGACCAGACACAGCAGATCGCGCGCAACAAGTGCACGTACCGCGAGAACTTGGACATCATCCGCGTCGAGGCGGCACGCTGGCTGCCGCCCGGCGATGTTGACTGGATCCTCGGCAAGACTGCGGCTCGTGTCTTCAACTGGCCCGAGCCGTCGGCAGCCTAG
- a CDS encoding YibE/F family protein produces MRRLRPLLYLLLLAPLLLLFVDTGRALADLRLPPEALPNEQYVRGEVLAVVEQGMRDVFGTSSRYQLLRVGLLDGPDRGREVLVEYGGQIKITAEQQFSAGQTAVLIRDPNGSYRVADHYRLPALLGVVAVFIALIILSAGLKGIGSLFGLAVSFTIIVQFIVPQLLLGRDPLLISIVGCSVILVVTTYLAHGISKQTTVAVVSTCLALATTGVLAIVAVHLTGLAGLGSEDAAMLQIGPTSVINLRGLLLGGILIGTLGALNDVTTTQAATLFTLAQAKPRASLAELVREGFLVGREHIVSLVNTLVLAYSGTALGVVIFFVLNPSHLPYWVLFNSELVGDEVVRTVAGSVGVILAVPLTTVLAAWAGRREAAARSSSAMAVLLHRH; encoded by the coding sequence ATGCGTCGTCTCCGCCCGCTCCTCTACCTGCTGCTGCTGGCGCCGCTGCTTCTTCTCTTCGTCGACACGGGGCGCGCCCTCGCCGACCTGCGCCTGCCGCCGGAGGCATTGCCGAATGAGCAGTATGTCCGAGGCGAAGTTCTGGCGGTTGTCGAGCAGGGGATGCGCGATGTCTTTGGGACGAGCAGCCGCTACCAGCTTCTTCGGGTCGGCCTCCTTGACGGACCGGATCGCGGCCGAGAGGTGCTTGTCGAGTATGGCGGGCAGATCAAAATCACGGCGGAGCAGCAGTTTTCGGCTGGACAGACGGCCGTGCTCATTCGGGATCCGAACGGCAGCTACCGGGTCGCCGACCACTACCGTCTGCCGGCGCTTCTCGGCGTCGTGGCCGTCTTTATCGCGCTGATCATCTTGAGCGCAGGGCTGAAAGGGATCGGCTCGCTCTTCGGCCTCGCAGTGTCGTTTACGATCATCGTGCAATTTATCGTCCCGCAGCTGCTCCTCGGCCGCGACCCGCTGCTGATCTCGATCGTCGGCTGTTCGGTGATTCTTGTTGTCACCACCTACCTTGCGCATGGCATCTCGAAGCAGACGACGGTGGCGGTTGTGTCGACTTGCCTTGCGCTCGCGACGACAGGAGTGCTCGCGATCGTCGCCGTTCATCTGACCGGGCTGGCGGGCCTTGGCAGCGAAGATGCCGCCATGCTCCAGATCGGGCCGACCTCGGTGATCAACTTGCGCGGTCTCCTGCTGGGCGGCATCTTGATCGGCACGCTCGGCGCTCTGAACGATGTCACTACGACGCAGGCAGCGACCCTCTTCACGCTCGCGCAGGCGAAGCCGCGAGCGAGCCTTGCGGAACTGGTGCGCGAAGGCTTTCTCGTCGGACGAGAGCATATCGTCTCGCTGGTCAACACCCTCGTCCTCGCCTACTCTGGGACGGCGCTCGGCGTTGTCATCTTCTTCGTTCTCAACCCCTCGCACCTCCCCTATTGGGTCTTGTTCAACAGCGAACTTGTCGGCGATGAGGTCGTTCGGACGGTTGCCGGAAGTGTCGGTGTCATCCTCGCGGTGCCGCTTACCACCGTGCTCGCGGCCTGGGCCGGCCGACGCGAGGCGGCGGCGCGGTCTTCCTCTGCAATGGCCGTGCTCCTTCACCGGCACTAA
- a CDS encoding glycosyltransferase family 39 protein, with protein sequence MISLVRLALVVTLLAAFALRVVGLGTLPPGLHSDEAVDGLDALSGVIAPFYPANNGREGLFALLLAPSVALLGREPLALRLPMAFCGVLSVAAAFALGRRLFRSIEGGTGVAVAAAALMGVSLFPALLNRFGVRVSLLPLLAAIAALLFWRAREQGSWRAWAVAGAAAGIAQYAYTSARLLPLILFGFSLLADFLRAPPGSRARWGRNWAVFGTAAGIVLLPLALVALTQPALFFQRTVQLLSRFVEPFPDRLLKTVGMFVVAGDPKPVHNLPGEPMFGAAVAPFAFLGLLLALRQWYRPPYGFLLLWLAIGTLAAALPREHKPHFLHAMILAPAVFFFPALGLAKAAAWTIRRGAPPVLPALASGALVAGVFLWSAWRMAVLWPAVEDLRLHFWTDVVREARRWREEPLVIVVVNARYNPHDLGAVVRFIAGSGLTIVPTDDALLPARLEAAVGEAREVLIVLPDPALTLGAAPDPKGAIDTLLASASEAAEEWQSSAGTTVRYRLDRRLRAADRPVEAKLGEVWLRRWTGARRDTVGTISLLWSVDQPPSRPLKVSARLVDSTGRTLAQDDREIVSSGQLLPISAWQPGEAHRTYHLLEIPHAAGPLGVRLIVYDAASGIPVAPPYDLGPLD encoded by the coding sequence GTGATCAGCCTCGTCCGCCTTGCTCTCGTCGTTACGCTCCTCGCGGCCTTCGCTCTGCGCGTCGTGGGGCTCGGCACGCTCCCGCCCGGCCTCCACTCCGACGAAGCTGTGGACGGGCTTGATGCGCTCTCGGGCGTTATCGCTCCCTTCTATCCAGCGAACAACGGCCGCGAGGGGCTGTTCGCGCTCCTTCTCGCGCCCTCGGTGGCACTCCTCGGGCGCGAGCCGCTGGCGCTTCGGCTCCCGATGGCCTTCTGCGGCGTCTTGTCGGTCGCCGCAGCGTTCGCTCTCGGCCGCCGGCTCTTCCGTTCCATCGAGGGAGGAACGGGGGTTGCTGTCGCCGCAGCAGCGCTCATGGGCGTCTCCCTCTTTCCCGCTCTCCTAAACCGCTTCGGCGTGCGGGTCAGTCTGCTGCCGCTGCTCGCCGCCATTGCGGCCTTGCTCTTCTGGCGCGCTCGCGAGCAGGGGAGTTGGAGGGCGTGGGCGGTCGCCGGCGCAGCGGCTGGGATCGCTCAGTACGCGTATACAAGCGCCCGGCTCCTGCCGCTCATCCTCTTCGGCTTCTCGCTGCTGGCCGATTTCCTCCGCGCTCCACCCGGGTCCCGGGCACGCTGGGGACGCAACTGGGCGGTTTTCGGAACCGCAGCCGGGATCGTTTTGCTGCCGCTCGCCCTTGTCGCCCTCACTCAGCCCGCGCTCTTCTTCCAGCGGACCGTCCAGCTTCTCAGCCGTTTTGTTGAGCCGTTCCCGGACCGCCTTCTGAAAACAGTCGGCATGTTTGTGGTCGCCGGCGACCCGAAACCGGTCCACAACCTGCCGGGCGAGCCGATGTTCGGCGCAGCCGTTGCGCCGTTTGCCTTCCTCGGTCTCCTCCTCGCCCTCCGGCAGTGGTATCGCCCGCCCTACGGGTTCCTCCTCCTCTGGCTCGCCATCGGGACGCTCGCTGCCGCGCTGCCCCGCGAGCATAAACCGCACTTTCTCCACGCCATGATCCTCGCTCCGGCAGTCTTCTTCTTTCCGGCGCTTGGGCTCGCCAAAGCAGCAGCTTGGACAATCCGCCGCGGGGCGCCGCCAGTGCTGCCCGCGCTCGCTTCAGGCGCGCTTGTTGCCGGGGTCTTTCTCTGGTCGGCATGGCGGATGGCTGTGCTCTGGCCAGCAGTCGAGGACCTGCGGCTGCACTTTTGGACCGACGTTGTCAGGGAGGCACGGCGTTGGCGCGAGGAGCCTTTGGTGATCGTCGTCGTCAACGCCCGCTACAACCCCCACGACCTAGGCGCGGTTGTCCGCTTCATCGCCGGTTCCGGCCTGACGATCGTCCCCACCGACGACGCACTCCTTCCCGCCCGTCTCGAGGCAGCGGTCGGCGAGGCGCGGGAAGTTCTGATCGTTCTGCCCGACCCGGCGCTCACCCTCGGCGCGGCGCCAGACCCAAAGGGCGCGATTGACACGCTGCTTGCCTCTGCGAGCGAGGCAGCAGAAGAGTGGCAGAGCAGCGCCGGCACGACAGTTCGCTATCGCCTCGACCGGCGGCTGCGCGCAGCCGACCGGCCTGTTGAAGCAAAGCTGGGCGAGGTCTGGCTGCGCCGCTGGACCGGCGCCCGGCGCGACACAGTCGGCACGATCAGCCTGCTCTGGAGCGTCGACCAGCCGCCTTCTCGTCCGCTGAAGGTGTCGGCGCGCCTGGTCGACAGCACTGGCAGGACGCTGGCCCAGGACGATCGCGAAATCGTCAGCAGCGGGCAGCTCCTCCCCATCTCTGCTTGGCAGCCCGGCGAGGCGCACCGGACCTACCACCTGCTGGAGATCCCTCACGCGGCAGGACCGCTGGGCGTCCGCCTGATCGTGTATGACGCGGCGAGCGGGATCCCAGTCGCGCCTCCCTACGACCTTGGGCCGCTGGACTGA
- a CDS encoding VOC family protein, whose translation MVLTSEEVGRGGSPLSVAIVGVERLESSLTFYRDILGLDASPETCWRGPAFEHHWRLPAGSSARAVLLAFPGSTVGRILLLEFDAPHRQVVRRPGEDRPYGIWNLNFYTYDIARAARDIEANGYQLWSRPTAHVITASAGAAAVGEPTEVLFEGPDGVVINLVQLPAGEGTRVGEMRRYLDQHGTTPTGYTEVVTSAHTVRDMTAAVRFYQEVLGMGVLIDAVLESPVSNSFLHLPPHARTHSVFVKGDHMFGKIALGQPLNYEALDLVGRAVPPNIGYLAMGFRTPDLAAAEAACRRIGVQFFSEPIVVDLPGEGWRRAMVVHAPASGALMQIAEGPRH comes from the coding sequence ATGGTCTTGACGAGTGAGGAGGTTGGGCGGGGTGGCAGCCCTCTCAGCGTCGCGATCGTCGGCGTTGAGCGGCTGGAGTCATCGCTCACCTTCTACCGCGATATTCTCGGCCTCGACGCCAGCCCCGAAACCTGCTGGAGAGGGCCGGCCTTCGAGCATCATTGGCGGCTGCCTGCCGGGTCGAGCGCCCGCGCCGTTCTGCTCGCCTTTCCGGGGAGCACCGTCGGGCGGATCCTCCTGCTTGAGTTCGACGCCCCGCACCGGCAGGTTGTGCGGCGGCCCGGCGAAGACCGTCCCTACGGGATCTGGAACCTCAATTTTTACACCTACGACATCGCCCGCGCGGCGCGCGACATCGAGGCAAACGGCTACCAGCTATGGAGCCGCCCGACTGCGCACGTGATCACTGCGAGCGCGGGCGCTGCCGCTGTCGGCGAGCCGACCGAGGTGCTGTTCGAGGGCCCCGACGGTGTCGTGATCAACCTCGTCCAGCTGCCGGCCGGAGAAGGCACCCGCGTCGGCGAGATGCGCCGCTACCTCGACCAGCACGGCACGACGCCGACCGGCTACACCGAGGTTGTCACCAGCGCTCACACCGTTCGCGACATGACAGCAGCGGTGCGCTTCTATCAGGAGGTGCTCGGAATGGGCGTCCTGATCGATGCGGTGCTCGAGTCGCCGGTCAGCAACAGCTTTCTCCACCTCCCTCCGCACGCGCGGACTCACTCGGTCTTCGTCAAGGGCGACCACATGTTCGGGAAGATCGCCCTTGGCCAGCCGCTGAACTATGAAGCGCTCGACCTTGTCGGCCGCGCTGTGCCCCCCAATATCGGCTATCTCGCGATGGGCTTCCGCACCCCCGACCTTGCTGCTGCCGAGGCAGCCTGCCGCCGCATCGGCGTCCAGTTTTTCAGCGAGCCGATCGTGGTCGACCTGCCGGGGGAGGGCTGGCGCCGCGCCATGGTCGTCCATGCCCCGGCGAGCGGGGCGCTGATGCAGATCGCCGAAGGGCCGCGGCACTGA
- a CDS encoding VOC family protein, translating to MALIAGIHAVVITVRDLEASASCYCAALGWEAVAETDLPATVVERLWGGCSAARLRVLTAAGAESGRVHLVQFAGSAPASIGFPDADAYGLFAIDVYVRDLDVARQRCDDAGAVWVGGPATWHLGEPPNQVTVQQGFVHFPDDVNLTLVVPARPRRTLAWERDPAAAATELTSVVVCAEDVEASKAFWGTLGLGLVEQYDAEFAQPAMARMVGRPETFAQRMAFLVGSATARLEVTGRPRRFSDAAWRSLDNRPHQRPGRSLGQGAWVVVTDRLEEAIQVALARGGRLLTPPFAVDGEVYCGRRVAVVETPEQTLLEIWGPLPAASAELLLGR from the coding sequence ATGGCGCTCATCGCGGGGATCCACGCCGTCGTCATCACCGTCCGCGATCTCGAGGCGAGCGCGTCGTGCTACTGCGCGGCACTCGGCTGGGAGGCCGTCGCCGAGACAGACCTTCCGGCAACAGTCGTCGAGCGCCTTTGGGGGGGCTGTTCGGCAGCGCGGCTGCGGGTCCTCACCGCAGCCGGCGCGGAGAGCGGTCGTGTCCATCTCGTCCAGTTCGCCGGCAGCGCGCCGGCATCGATCGGCTTTCCCGACGCCGATGCCTATGGGCTGTTCGCCATCGATGTCTACGTTCGCGACCTCGACGTCGCTCGTCAGCGCTGTGACGATGCAGGCGCCGTCTGGGTCGGCGGGCCGGCGACGTGGCATCTCGGCGAGCCGCCGAATCAGGTTACCGTCCAGCAAGGCTTCGTCCACTTCCCAGACGACGTGAATCTCACCTTGGTCGTCCCTGCCCGTCCCCGCCGGACGCTTGCTTGGGAGCGCGACCCGGCCGCCGCTGCCACGGAGCTGACCTCGGTTGTTGTCTGCGCGGAAGATGTTGAGGCATCGAAAGCGTTCTGGGGAACGCTCGGGCTCGGCCTTGTCGAGCAGTACGATGCCGAGTTTGCCCAGCCGGCGATGGCGCGGATGGTTGGCCGGCCGGAGACGTTCGCCCAGCGGATGGCGTTCCTGGTCGGGTCAGCAACCGCTCGACTCGAAGTGACAGGCCGGCCTCGGCGCTTCTCAGATGCGGCGTGGCGCTCCCTCGACAACCGCCCGCACCAGCGTCCCGGCCGGTCGCTCGGCCAGGGCGCTTGGGTCGTCGTTACCGATCGCCTCGAGGAGGCGATCCAGGTCGCCCTTGCGCGCGGCGGACGCCTGCTCACGCCCCCGTTCGCCGTCGACGGCGAGGTGTATTGCGGCCGGCGGGTCGCGGTCGTCGAAACCCCTGAGCAGACCCTCCTTGAGATTTGGGGGCCACTGCCGGCAGCGTCGGCGGAGCTACTCCTCGGCCGCTAG
- a CDS encoding MFS transporter, producing MTLPQAGVRSSAPRFRRRSLQLMSLTVFLFWASLYVYVPILPVHAERLGASFAGVGVVVAAYGLPQLLFRIPIGLWSDRIGRRRPFGLMALVACAVGAAGLAFAPDPLTLTAARFVTGIAAAFWVILSIHYALHFPPHQSVLAMGRANALNSFAQVGAALAGGAIAGLGDLRLVFLAGLALAIVGVGAYAGVEDRPAGSAAAAPFSRRGLPVGDLARYSTIMALAVGVGFATTFGFLPLLARDVGTPTELLGTLAAVRVLALGITALFVHQVVVRLGHNPSIALGLLLLGVTTALSALAPEPVSLILLQVVGGVGFGLISPLTMSGAVQAAAAGSRATAMGVYQATYSVGMTGMPLAAGLLASAFGLRSVFFACGALCLFAMLLCFSGARRPR from the coding sequence ATGACCTTGCCTCAGGCCGGCGTTCGAAGTTCTGCGCCTCGTTTCCGCCGCCGCTCGCTCCAACTGATGAGCCTCACCGTCTTTCTCTTTTGGGCATCGCTGTATGTTTACGTACCGATCCTTCCCGTCCACGCAGAGCGGCTCGGGGCATCGTTCGCGGGGGTCGGCGTCGTAGTGGCGGCCTACGGGCTGCCCCAGCTGCTCTTCCGCATTCCCATCGGGCTGTGGTCCGACCGGATAGGGCGCCGGCGTCCCTTCGGTCTCATGGCACTCGTCGCTTGCGCTGTTGGGGCAGCAGGGCTGGCGTTTGCGCCAGACCCGCTGACACTGACAGCGGCGCGTTTTGTTACCGGCATCGCCGCAGCCTTCTGGGTCATTCTTTCGATCCACTACGCGCTCCATTTCCCCCCTCATCAGTCGGTGCTGGCCATGGGGCGCGCCAATGCGCTCAACTCGTTCGCCCAAGTCGGCGCTGCCCTCGCGGGTGGCGCGATCGCCGGGCTGGGGGACCTGCGGCTAGTGTTCCTCGCCGGCCTTGCGCTCGCCATCGTCGGCGTCGGCGCCTATGCGGGGGTTGAGGATCGGCCTGCCGGCAGCGCGGCAGCAGCGCCGTTTTCCCGAAGGGGGCTTCCGGTTGGCGATCTTGCGCGCTATTCGACCATCATGGCTCTGGCAGTCGGGGTCGGCTTCGCGACGACCTTCGGCTTCCTCCCTCTGCTCGCGCGCGATGTCGGCACGCCGACTGAACTGCTAGGCACGCTGGCGGCGGTGCGCGTTCTTGCGCTCGGCATCACGGCGCTCTTCGTCCATCAGGTTGTGGTTCGGCTTGGCCACAACCCTAGCATCGCTCTCGGACTGCTCCTTCTCGGCGTAACGACCGCCCTCTCGGCTCTCGCGCCGGAGCCGGTCTCTTTGATCCTGCTCCAGGTAGTCGGCGGCGTGGGGTTTGGGTTGATCAGCCCGCTGACGATGAGCGGCGCCGTTCAGGCCGCGGCCGCAGGGTCGCGCGCGACGGCGATGGGGGTCTACCAAGCAACCTACAGCGTCGGCATGACCGGAATGCCGCTGGCTGCCGGTCTTCTCGCGAGCGCCTTCGGCCTCCGGAGCGTCTTCTTCGCCTGTGGTGCGCTCTGTCTGTTCGCGATGCTGCTCTGCTTTTCGGGGGCGCGCCGGCCTCGCTAG
- a CDS encoding M48 family metallopeptidase, whose protein sequence is MAAKRETVVEIDGATVIKSRARRRTFAWRWVDGTLVLRVPARASRAEIERVIALARERAERPSRHAADDATLRQEAEALNERYFGGALRIAAIRYATMTTRRGSCTPAAGEIRISRRLAHVPSWVRQAVIHHELCHLLEPGHGPAFRALEARYPLRAEAEDYLALLERGARGATPLLLSEEERAVLLALLSRTGALPSLRERLAAEE, encoded by the coding sequence ATGGCAGCTAAGCGCGAGACCGTCGTCGAAATCGACGGCGCAACCGTGATCAAGAGCCGAGCGCGGCGGCGTACTTTCGCTTGGCGGTGGGTGGATGGAACGCTTGTCCTGCGCGTCCCCGCCCGCGCCTCGAGGGCAGAGATCGAGCGGGTGATTGCGCTCGCTCGCGAACGCGCTGAACGACCGTCCCGGCACGCCGCCGATGATGCGACCTTGCGTCAGGAAGCGGAGGCGCTCAACGAGCGGTACTTTGGCGGCGCCTTGCGCATCGCTGCCATCCGCTACGCCACGATGACCACCCGCCGCGGCAGCTGCACGCCAGCAGCAGGCGAGATCCGGATTAGCCGCCGCCTCGCTCACGTCCCCTCCTGGGTGCGGCAAGCGGTCATTCATCACGAACTGTGCCATCTGCTTGAGCCTGGTCACGGTCCTGCCTTCCGCGCTCTCGAAGCGCGCTACCCGCTCCGTGCCGAGGCAGAAGACTATCTGGCGCTCCTTGAGCGCGGGGCTCGCGGAGCGACACCGCTGTTGCTGTCGGAGGAAGAGCGCGCCGTGCTGCTCGCTCTCCTCAGCCGCACCGGAGCGCTTCCCTCGCTCCGCGAGCGGCTAGCGGCCGAGGAGTAG